A window of Puntigrus tetrazona isolate hp1 chromosome 11, ASM1883169v1, whole genome shotgun sequence contains these coding sequences:
- the mrto4 gene encoding mRNA turnover protein 4 homolog codes for MPKSKRDKKVSLTKTTKKGLEAKQNLIEELRKCADIYRYVFVFSVENMRNNKLKDIRTAWKHSRFFFGKNKVMMIALGRRPSDEYKDNLHKVSKFLRGEVGVLFTNKTKDEVHEYFSNFKEVDYARAGNVATMAVTLDEGPLEQFTHSMEPQLRQLGLPTALKKGVVTLIKDFEVCKEGDALTPEQARILKLFGIEMAEFKISIKCMWNSESGNFEKLTDGDRNETKEEEMDEDSEDGEGSD; via the exons ATGCCGAAATCCAAGAGAGACAAAAAAg TCTCTTTAACCAAAACAACCAAGAAGGGGTTGGAAGCCAAACAAAATCTGATTGAAGAG CTGCGGAAATGTGCAGACATCTACagatatgtgtttgtgttctcaGTTGAAAACATGAGAAACAACAAACTTAAAGACATCAGGACGGCCTGGAAACACAGCCG GTTCTTCTTCGGTAAGAACAAAGTCATGATGATTGCACTGGGTAGAAGACCGTCAGATGAATACAAAGACAATCTGCATAAA GTGAGCAAGTTTCTCAGAGGCGAAGTAGGTGTtttgtttacaaacaaaaccaaagacGAGGTTCACGA atattttagtaattttaaggAGGTGGATTACGCTCGAGCCGGTAATGTAGCGACCATGGCCGTGACGCTGGATGAGGGTCCGCTGGAGCAGTTTACACACTCAATGGAGCCTCAGCTCAGACAACTGGGCCTTCCTACAGCTCTAAAGAAAG GTGTGGTGACGCTGATAAAGGATTTTGAAGTCTGTAAAGAGGGAGATGCACTCACACCTGAACAGGCTCGAATTCTG AAACTCTTTGGAATCGAAATGGCAgaatttaaaatttcaattaaGTGCATGTGGAATTCTGAATCCGGGAACTTTGAAAAGCTGACGGATGGTGACCGCAACGAGACCAAGGAGGAGGAAATGGATGAAGACTCAGAGGACGGAGAAGGAAGTGATTAA